CGCGCAGCTTGGCAAGGTCGAGCAGGCGTACCACTGCAGCGACGGTCCGTTCCTTGCGGAGGCTGCGGCGGGACAAATCTGCCTCCAGTCGTGCGCGCAGAAGAGGCAAGGCACGGCCGAACAGGGCGCAGCCGGCATATTTCTCCGCTTCCCGCGCGGCACGGAAGTCGGCATGATAGCGATATTGCTTACGACCGCGATCATCATAGCCGGTCGCCTGGATATGGCCGTTGCAGGACGGGCAGAACCAGCAATCGCGATAGGCTGGCGGCATGGCAATGGCGTTGAGGCGATCGATTTCGGTCTGGTCGGTGATCCGGGTTCCGTCGATATCCAGATAGGCCCAGCCATGCTTTAACGCTCGCCGTCGGATTCCGGGCATATTGTCGTCGCTATGGAAAACGGCGGACTGGGGCATGGATAAGCGGGACCTTCCTCGTCTCCACCAACCCGCCGTCCGTCGCTTCGTTCCGCAACCCGATGCCGTGAGCGCCCCTGTGATGGCGATGGCAATCTTGTCACCAGTGGCACGCTGGCCGCATCGCCGCTTTGATGGCTGCCTTCAGGACAGTCGTGACCGACGATGGCGCCAATATGACCAGCCCGCGCCATGTGTCGGGGTCTGTCTCCATGGCAGGAATCGGCGACGCACGATCGACGTCTGGGCAACCGCCAAGGTAAAGCTGGCGACCATGGTCGGAAAGGCCAGGGGCAGCGTGGCGGGCGCGTAGGTGGCCAGCAGCATGGCTCCCCCGGCGCAGCCGAGCGCCGCGACGGCGGATCGCAGATCGCCATCCGGACCGCGTAGCCAGAAGACGCAGGTCGTCATCCCCAGAGCGAACTGCGCGATATTCTGGCAGGCGCCGTTTGGCACGATGGCGCACATGCCGATCGCGACCATCATTGCTGCCGCCACTCGGGGGCGCTGCCAGCCATTTAGAAGATGGGAGAGCAGGGGATATAGCAGCAATTCGCACAGCATGGCGGCAACAAGGATGGCTGTTGGCGCGGCGGCCTGTCCGTCACCCATTTCGGCGTGCATGATGAATGCCACCACTGCGGTTGCCGCAAAGGGCAATAACCGGCCGGGAGCCATGCGGATATGACTGATCCAGCCCTTCCACCCCGGGCGCAATCCCCAGCGTCGATCGGCAAGCCGCAGTTGGAAGGCGGAGAGGGCGAACAGTATTTGCACGCCCCAGGGCATCAGCGCGGGGACGACCAACGGGGCCGAGAGAAGCAGTCCCAACAAAAGGCCTTGTACCAGGCCAAGGAGGCGCAATTCCATATTCATGCCGCCACACCTGCTTGTGGCTGCGCCGCATGTGGCAGGAATGGCTTATGTGTTTCTTCCTTTCGCTTGCGGGTCAGATAGGTGTCCAGGCCGATCTGCAGGGACAGCATCATGAAGATGAAGGGTTGGTAGGCGATACCCACGAAAAGCGATCCGATCATGTAAACGATATGGCCTTGCTGGAGAGCGACGGCGAAGGGGGCGACCCAGGCTTCATCCGGCGCGTCGCGTTTGCGGTAAATCCGCCTGATGGCTTCGGTCCGGACGAAGCAACTGATGTGAAGAAGAGCCCAGAGGAAGAAGCCGAAATAGCCTTGCTCGCCCAGCATCTCGAAATAGGCGCTGTGATAGGCGCGGCCTTTGTCGGTGACGAGCCGCCGTTCCACGCGTTTCTCGTCGCCATCGCCGACTACATTCTGGGCGACATAGGTGAAGCTGTTCTGCAGATAATTGTCGAAGCCCCCTCCACCTGGATGGGCCTTCACATAATCGAGTGTCCACATCCACACCGCAACGCGCGTAGAGGCGCTTTCGTCACCCTGATGATTTTCGATCGTCTGCATCCGCTTGGTAAAGCTGGCGGGCAGAAAGGGAATGGCGGCGAGGGCCGCGAAGGCGAGCAATGGGCCATAGACGAATTTGCGTTTGGACCGCAGCAGCATCATCCCGGCGAGAATCACGAGGCAGACGAGACCGGTCCGGGCTTCCGTTCCCACTGGCATCAGCATGCAGGCCAGGCAGAGGGCGTAGGCGAAGGCCTTAACCTTCCAGTCGGGCGGGAAGATGGTGCCATGGTGCGTCAGCCACAAAATGATCGGAATCAACGCAATCGCGACGCAGGAAATGATGCTGCCTTCATAAAGGCCGCTATTATTGTCGACCATCAGGTTCAGTACGCCATAGCCTCCACCTGACAGCGCCGTCTTCATGCCGCCATTGATGATGATCGTGCTGGCGCACAGCACCATGAACAGCGCCAGCGCTTCGATGCGCAACTTGGTACGAAGCACCAGCGGCAGGAACACGGCGAAGATGATTGCCTTCCAAACCCAGGCCCATTTGGTCGCGGCATTGATGGGGAAATCCGCTGTTGCGGTAGTGTAGCCGCACCAGGCCAGCAGGATCAGCAATAGAATCTGTCGTGCAGAAAAACGGCAATCCTTCTTGTCATCAACCAATAGCCAGGCGCCCACCGCACAAACGAAGGCGATCAGGGAAATGGGGATGCTGTTCAGCAGGAAATAGGACAGCCGCTGGGGCGAAACGATGTCGATATAGGCATAGATGATGATCAGCAGGAAAGGACGCTTGAACCCCATCAGGAAAAAAATGCCGAGGAAGGCGATGAAGAACAGGTCACGCATGCCCGCTATCCTTTTCGCGCGGGGGCGTCGGATCGATGTCGCGATCCAGGTCGGGGCGCGACAGCAGGCGCCATGCGGCGAGCAGTATGACGCCATGACTGATCAGCAGGGATAGGGTATCAATCATTGCGCGCTTGGTTCGCCGGTCCTGGCCTCTTGTCCAACGATATCCCTAGCGTGACAGAGTTGACGGGGCGTTAAACCTTTTTCGGCAAAAAGTTAGGGCTATGACTCGGATCCTTCATATCCTCGACCACAGCTTGCCGATGCACAGCGGCTATACCTTCCGCACGCGGGCGATCTTGCGGGCACAAATGGCCAAGGGCTGGGATGTTCGTGGCCTTACCGGCCGTCGTCACAGTGCTGGCGGACCATCGGATGCGACCGTGGATGGCCTTCGCTTTCACCGTACGCCGGGTGCTCCTGCCACGGGTAATGCCATTGTGCGGGAATGGCGTGATATTGCCGCCCATGCCGACGCGATCGAGTCGTTGGTCCAGCAATGGCGTCCCGATATCATTCACGCGCATTCGCCGGTGCTGAACGCGATCGCGGCACAGCGGGTTGCGCGCCGGCATGGCATTCCGATCATCTATGAGATTCGCGCCTTCTGGGAGGACGCTGCTGTGGGCAACGGGACCGGCACGCAGGGCAGTGCGCGTTATTGGCTGACCCGTCAGCTCGAAACCCGTGCCGTCCGCAGTTCTGACGCCGTTGCGGTCATTTGCGAAGGGTTGCGTTCGGACTTGATCGCCCGCGGCATTGATCCCGGCAAGATCATCGTGTCCCCCAATGGTGTCGATCTTGACCAATTCGGTACGCCATGCGCCCGCGACCCCGCGCTTTCCGCACGGTTGGGACTTGATGGTGCCGATGTAGTCGGCTTCATTGGCAGCTTCTATGATTATGAGGGGCTGGACGATCTCATCGCAGCCATGCCGCGACTGGTGCGGTCGAGGCCGCGAGCCAAATTATTGCTGGTTGGCGGTGGCCCCTGTGAAGAGGCGTTGCGTGCGCAGGCGATGGCATCGCCCTTTGCCGATCACATTGTCTTTGTCGGCCGTGTTCCGCATGATCAGGTCGAACATTATTACGCGCAGGTCGACATCTTGGCCTATCCGCGCAAGGCGATGCGCCTCACCGATCTGGTGACCCCGCTCAAGCCACTGGAGGCGATGGCGCAAGGGCGTCTGGTCGCCGCGTCGAGCGTTGGCGGCCATCGCGAACTGATAGAGGATGGCGTGACCGGTACATTGTTCGCACCGGATGCCCCTGCGGCGATCGCTGCGGCTCTGGCCGATTTGTTCGCCAACCGGGAAATCTGGGATCAGCGTCGAGCCGTTGCCCGTGCATTTGTTGAGCGTGAGCGTAACTGGTCGTCAAACATTTTGCGTTACGAGCCTGTTTACCAGCGGTTGCTGGACCGGACTGTGCACGCAAGGGCGGCCTGATCAGGGCCGTGATGATGCCGAGGTTCAAGGGACCGGGACGCACTATGTTGGCCGCAGCGATCGTGGCCGGATTGTTCGTCCTGACGATGCCCGTCGGCCTGGTCGAAACGCTGGTGGCATCCAGCGGCCTGAGCGAGGCGATCCCGGCAGCGGGGCCGCCGCTTGGGCTGAAGGCCCGGCTATTGCTGGCTGGGTTCGGGGCCATGATGGCGGTCGGAATGGTTGCGGCAGTTCGTAGGCGCCCAGCCGATCCGACGGCCATTGGGTGGAGAAAGAGAATAGGAGCATGGCGCGGTTTTCGCGCCCAAGGAGCAAGAAGAATGGGTTTCGCATTTGCCAAGCTGA
The sequence above is drawn from the Sphingobium sp. AP49 genome and encodes:
- a CDS encoding putative O-glycosylation ligase, exosortase A system-associated, which gives rise to MRDLFFIAFLGIFFLMGFKRPFLLIIIYAYIDIVSPQRLSYFLLNSIPISLIAFVCAVGAWLLVDDKKDCRFSARQILLLILLAWCGYTTATADFPINAATKWAWVWKAIIFAVFLPLVLRTKLRIEALALFMVLCASTIIINGGMKTALSGGGYGVLNLMVDNNSGLYEGSIISCVAIALIPIILWLTHHGTIFPPDWKVKAFAYALCLACMLMPVGTEARTGLVCLVILAGMMLLRSKRKFVYGPLLAFAALAAIPFLPASFTKRMQTIENHQGDESASTRVAVWMWTLDYVKAHPGGGGFDNYLQNSFTYVAQNVVGDGDEKRVERRLVTDKGRAYHSAYFEMLGEQGYFGFFLWALLHISCFVRTEAIRRIYRKRDAPDEAWVAPFAVALQQGHIVYMIGSLFVGIAYQPFIFMMLSLQIGLDTYLTRKRKEETHKPFLPHAAQPQAGVAA
- a CDS encoding TIGR04063 family PEP-CTERM/XrtA system glycosyltransferase produces the protein MTRILHILDHSLPMHSGYTFRTRAILRAQMAKGWDVRGLTGRRHSAGGPSDATVDGLRFHRTPGAPATGNAIVREWRDIAAHADAIESLVQQWRPDIIHAHSPVLNAIAAQRVARRHGIPIIYEIRAFWEDAAVGNGTGTQGSARYWLTRQLETRAVRSSDAVAVICEGLRSDLIARGIDPGKIIVSPNGVDLDQFGTPCARDPALSARLGLDGADVVGFIGSFYDYEGLDDLIAAMPRLVRSRPRAKLLLVGGGPCEEALRAQAMASPFADHIVFVGRVPHDQVEHYYAQVDILAYPRKAMRLTDLVTPLKPLEAMAQGRLVAASSVGGHRELIEDGVTGTLFAPDAPAAIAAALADLFANREIWDQRRAVARAFVERERNWSSNILRYEPVYQRLLDRTVHARAA